One stretch of Pseudomonas fragi DNA includes these proteins:
- a CDS encoding dipeptide ABC transporter ATP-binding protein, whose translation MSLLDVRGLRVSYDNADAVKDLSFTLQAGETLALVGESGCGKSTTALALMGLLPDNARLAGQVLFEGRDLLSMAPRQMRQLQGNALGMIFQDPLSSLNPVLTLGEQVAENLLAHTDLTRRQAWKRAEELFALVQLPRPAAHLHEYPQHLSGGQRQRVVIAMAIACQPRLLIADEPTTALDVSVQAQILELLARLRGELGMGLLLITHDLGVVGQHADRVIVMHDGHALESQPTRALIERPQHPYTRGLLQASLGAEHDQHYLSNRLAEINVERQPGQATRYSVNSSHYGPGRKPRAPAGNPALLKVSELTTGYGDNTVLNRINLEVGERESVGLVGESGCGKSTLSRTLLRLLPARSGSIEFAGRDIATLAGQELLSWRRQVQMIFQDPYAALNPRHSVETILDRVQRLHGQNDPGQRQQARLAMLDAVGLARSSLARLPHQFSGGQRQRIGIARALILKPRLVICDEPVSALDVSTQAQILNLLVELREELGLSYLFISHDLSVVRYFADRILVMEQGQIVEQATPHTLWHSPRHPYTRRLLAAIPGAAAPLPALQPVSGLRFAVGW comes from the coding sequence ATGAGCCTGCTGGACGTACGCGGTTTGCGCGTGAGCTACGACAATGCCGATGCGGTCAAAGACCTGAGTTTCACCCTGCAAGCCGGCGAGACACTGGCGCTGGTGGGTGAATCCGGATGCGGTAAATCCACTACGGCCCTGGCGTTGATGGGCCTGCTGCCGGACAACGCCCGGCTGGCCGGGCAGGTACTGTTCGAGGGCCGTGACCTGCTGAGCATGGCGCCACGGCAGATGCGCCAGTTGCAGGGCAATGCGCTGGGGATGATTTTCCAGGACCCGCTGTCGAGCCTCAACCCGGTGCTGACCCTGGGCGAGCAAGTCGCCGAAAACCTGCTCGCGCATACCGACCTCACCCGCCGTCAGGCCTGGAAGCGCGCCGAAGAACTGTTTGCCCTGGTACAGCTGCCGCGCCCCGCTGCGCACCTGCACGAGTACCCGCAGCACTTGTCCGGCGGCCAGCGCCAGCGGGTGGTGATCGCCATGGCGATTGCCTGCCAGCCCCGCCTGTTGATCGCCGACGAGCCGACCACGGCGCTGGATGTCAGCGTGCAGGCACAAATCCTCGAACTGTTGGCGCGCTTGCGCGGCGAGCTGGGCATGGGCCTGCTGTTGATCACCCATGACCTCGGGGTGGTTGGCCAGCACGCCGACCGGGTCATCGTGATGCACGACGGCCACGCGCTGGAAAGCCAGCCGACCCGTGCCCTCATCGAACGCCCGCAACACCCCTACACGCGCGGCCTGTTACAGGCCTCGCTGGGGGCCGAACATGACCAGCACTACCTGAGCAATCGCCTGGCTGAAATCAACGTCGAGCGCCAGCCCGGGCAGGCCACTCGGTACAGCGTCAACAGCAGCCACTATGGACCGGGGCGCAAGCCTCGGGCACCCGCCGGCAACCCGGCGTTGCTCAAGGTCAGCGAGCTGACCACGGGCTATGGCGACAACACCGTGCTCAACCGCATCAACCTTGAAGTGGGCGAGCGCGAGAGCGTGGGGCTGGTTGGCGAATCGGGCTGCGGCAAGTCGACCCTCAGCCGCACCCTGCTGCGCCTGCTGCCCGCCCGCAGCGGCAGTATCGAATTTGCCGGGCGTGATATCGCGACACTGGCAGGCCAGGAGTTGCTGAGCTGGCGGCGTCAGGTGCAAATGATCTTTCAAGACCCCTATGCCGCGCTCAATCCACGCCACAGCGTGGAGACCATTCTCGACCGCGTGCAGCGCCTGCACGGACAGAACGACCCGGGGCAGCGCCAACAGGCACGCCTGGCAATGCTGGATGCCGTCGGTCTTGCGCGCAGCAGTCTGGCGCGTCTGCCCCACCAGTTCTCCGGTGGTCAGCGCCAGCGTATCGGCATTGCCCGGGCGCTGATCCTCAAGCCCCGGCTGGTGATCTGCGACGAGCCGGTGTCGGCGCTGGATGTGTCGACCCAGGCGCAAATCCTTAACCTGCTGGTAGAGCTGCGCGAAGAGCTGGGCCTGTCCTATCTGTTTATCTCCCACGACCTGTCGGTGGTGCGCTATTTCGCCGATCGGATTCTGGTCATGGAACAAGGGCAGATCGTCGAGCAAGCCACCCCGCACACCCTCTGGCATTCACCCCGGCACCCCTACACCCGTCGCCTGCTGGCGGCGATACCCGGCGCCGCTGCGCCGCTCCCGGCCCTTCAACCTGTATCCGGCCTGCGCTTTGCCGTTGGCTGGTGA
- a CDS encoding ABC transporter ATP-binding protein, with protein MAEHKIVARDLSMEFQALDETGHAERVPVLEGFDLQVREGEFLSILGPSGCGKSTFMNILAGLAHKTGGDLLVDGKPLQGINRNQGVVFQGYALLPWRTVLDNIAVGLEIRGVGKAQRLETAREYLELVGLNGFASRYPHELSGGMRQRVAIARSLAYNPDVLLMDEPFAALDAQTRETLQSELLRIWGTHKKTIVFITHSLDEAIFLSDRVAVMTQRPGRIKEIFDIDLPRPRQPELRNTQAFVHYRQRAWEALRDEVADIAREPAVPAVPVRQQNWQSIATLGGYRIGV; from the coding sequence ATGGCGGAACACAAGATCGTCGCCCGTGACCTCAGCATGGAATTCCAGGCACTCGATGAAACCGGGCATGCAGAGCGGGTGCCGGTACTGGAGGGGTTCGACCTGCAGGTCCGCGAAGGTGAATTCCTGTCCATTCTCGGGCCGTCGGGCTGTGGCAAATCCACCTTTATGAACATCCTCGCCGGGCTTGCCCACAAAACCGGTGGCGACCTGCTGGTGGATGGTAAACCCCTGCAAGGCATCAACCGCAATCAGGGCGTGGTGTTCCAGGGCTATGCATTGCTGCCCTGGCGCACGGTGCTCGACAACATTGCCGTGGGCCTGGAAATCCGCGGCGTGGGCAAGGCACAGCGACTGGAAACCGCACGCGAATACCTGGAACTGGTGGGCCTTAATGGCTTCGCCTCGCGCTACCCCCACGAGTTGTCGGGTGGCATGCGCCAGCGCGTGGCGATTGCCCGTTCGCTGGCCTACAACCCGGACGTGCTGTTGATGGACGAACCCTTCGCCGCTCTCGACGCGCAAACCCGCGAGACCCTGCAAAGCGAATTGCTGCGCATCTGGGGCACGCACAAAAAAACCATCGTGTTTATTACCCACAGCCTGGACGAAGCGATCTTCCTGTCGGACCGGGTGGCGGTAATGACCCAGCGTCCGGGGCGAATCAAGGAGATTTTCGATATCGACCTGCCGCGTCCACGCCAGCCGGAACTGCGTAACACCCAGGCCTTTGTGCACTACCGCCAGCGCGCCTGGGAAGCGTTGCGTGATGAGGTCGCAGACATCGCCCGCGAGCCGGCAGTGCCGGCAGTGCCGGTGCGGCAGCAGAACTGGCAGAGCATCGCGACCCTGGGCGGTTATCGGATTGGAGTGTAA
- a CDS encoding acyl-CoA dehydrogenase family protein gives MSQIDSAWGAVPSARYEALAARFRPIFAQIREGAVERELERRLPLQELQWLKEAGFTTLRVPVEYGGAGASLPELFNLLIELAEADSNLVQSLRGHFGFGENLLNSRDPEYQGVWLERLGRGETVSPASGEVGNAKQLEFGTRLSLHGGHWQLSGSKFYTTGALYADWVDVSANNPDEQRVSVTVRTNDPGVEIIDDWNGFGQTLTASGTAHFREVPVDPLNVILAENRFRYSPAFFQSVHTATLTGIGRALAEETAGHVARRTRSFSSGNAPRVAHDPQVLQVVGNLRSAAYAAGAIAAQNFQALERAHQAHLKDDEQALSHAVNIAELEVAQSQTIVSDLIIKASGDLFDALSASATLKPLGLDRFWRNARTLSSHNPRIYKSRIVGDFAVNGTPPPAQWRIGVAE, from the coding sequence ATGTCGCAAATAGACTCAGCCTGGGGCGCCGTCCCGTCGGCGCGATACGAAGCATTGGCAGCCCGCTTTCGGCCGATCTTCGCGCAGATTCGTGAAGGGGCCGTGGAACGCGAACTGGAACGGCGCTTGCCGCTCCAGGAGTTGCAATGGCTCAAGGAGGCCGGCTTCACCACCCTGCGTGTACCCGTCGAATACGGCGGTGCCGGTGCCAGCCTGCCGGAACTGTTCAACCTGCTGATCGAACTGGCCGAGGCCGACTCCAACCTGGTGCAATCGTTGCGCGGGCACTTCGGTTTTGGTGAAAACCTGCTCAACAGTCGCGACCCTGAATATCAGGGCGTGTGGCTGGAGCGCCTGGGCCGTGGCGAGACCGTCAGCCCGGCGTCCGGCGAAGTGGGCAATGCCAAACAGCTGGAATTCGGCACCCGCCTGAGCCTGCACGGCGGCCACTGGCAATTGAGCGGCAGCAAGTTCTACACCACCGGTGCGCTGTATGCCGACTGGGTCGATGTCAGCGCCAACAACCCGGATGAACAGCGCGTATCGGTGACGGTACGCACCAATGATCCGGGGGTGGAAATAATCGACGACTGGAATGGCTTCGGCCAGACACTGACCGCCAGCGGTACCGCGCATTTTCGCGAAGTGCCGGTGGACCCGCTCAATGTGATCCTGGCTGAAAACCGCTTTCGCTATTCACCGGCTTTTTTCCAGTCTGTGCACACGGCGACCCTGACCGGGATTGGCCGCGCGCTGGCCGAAGAAACCGCCGGGCATGTGGCCAGGCGCACCCGCAGCTTCAGCAGCGGCAATGCACCGCGCGTGGCCCACGATCCGCAAGTGCTGCAAGTGGTGGGCAACCTGCGCAGTGCGGCCTATGCCGCCGGCGCCATTGCGGCGCAGAACTTCCAGGCGCTAGAGCGGGCCCATCAAGCCCATTTGAAGGATGACGAACAAGCCCTGAGCCACGCCGTGAATATTGCCGAACTGGAAGTGGCGCAGTCGCAAACCATTGTCTCGGACTTGATCATCAAGGCCAGTGGCGACCTGTTCGATGCCCTGAGTGCGTCGGCGACCCTCAAGCCGCTGGGGCTGGACCGTTTTTGGCGTAATGCGCGCACGCTGTCGTCGCACAACCCGCGCATCTACAAGAGCCGCATCGTGGGGGATTTTGCAGTCAACGGCACACCGCCACCGGCGCAATGGCGTATTGGTGTGGCGGAGTAA
- a CDS encoding ABC transporter permease, which produces MLERRRMWRLSRRTLWQAIPTVVGILLLNFLLLRLIPGDAVDVLAGESGGASAETLLQWRSHFGLDLSLMEQLQRYLGQLAHLDLGLSPRFNLPVSQLVLDRLPNTLLLMVGALGLALAIGIAAGTIMATWVGRWPDRVLSLAVLLLYSTPGFWIGLMAVLLFSVKLGWLPSNGFQTLGLDLHGPAWLLDRLQHAVLPVLALATFYIALYARLTRAAMLEVQRQDYVRTARAKGLAPWRVVSRHVLRNALLPVSTLAGLHFAALLGGAAVTETLFGWPGLGRLTLEAVMSRDYNLLLGILLLSSMLVVVINITVDLLQAWLDPRIQAD; this is translated from the coding sequence ATGCTTGAACGGCGCAGAATGTGGCGCCTGTCCCGGCGCACCCTGTGGCAGGCCATCCCCACCGTGGTCGGCATCCTGCTGCTGAATTTTTTGCTGCTGCGGCTGATCCCCGGTGACGCCGTAGATGTGCTGGCCGGTGAGTCGGGCGGTGCCAGTGCCGAAACCCTGCTGCAGTGGCGCAGCCATTTCGGCCTGGACTTGAGCCTGATGGAGCAGTTGCAACGTTACCTTGGCCAACTGGCCCATCTTGACCTGGGCCTGTCGCCACGCTTCAACCTGCCGGTCAGCCAACTGGTGCTCGACCGCCTGCCCAACACCCTGCTGCTGATGGTCGGTGCACTGGGGCTGGCGCTGGCCATCGGCATCGCTGCCGGGACGATCATGGCCACCTGGGTCGGGCGCTGGCCCGATCGTGTGCTGTCATTGGCGGTGTTGTTACTGTATTCCACGCCGGGGTTCTGGATCGGCCTGATGGCGGTGCTGCTGTTCTCGGTAAAACTGGGCTGGTTGCCCAGCAACGGTTTCCAGACCCTGGGCCTGGACCTGCATGGCCCGGCCTGGTTGCTCGACCGCCTGCAACATGCCGTGCTGCCGGTGCTGGCCCTGGCCACGTTCTATATCGCCCTGTATGCCCGCCTGACCCGCGCCGCGATGCTCGAAGTGCAGCGCCAGGACTACGTGCGCACCGCCCGGGCCAAGGGTCTGGCGCCGTGGCGGGTGGTGTCGCGGCATGTGTTGCGCAATGCCCTGCTGCCGGTATCGACCCTGGCCGGCCTGCATTTCGCCGCCCTGCTCGGCGGCGCTGCCGTGACCGAAACCCTGTTCGGCTGGCCCGGCCTGGGCCGGCTTACGCTGGAGGCGGTGATGTCCCGGGATTACAACCTGCTGCTGGGCATCCTGTTGCTGTCATCCATGCTGGTGGTGGTGATCAACATCACCGTCGACCTGCTGCAAGCCTGGCTTGACCCGCGTATCCAGGCCGACTGA
- a CDS encoding ABC transporter permease has translation MGFKLTSRRVIDSSVGIVLFLALWEALPQLGVVNPGYLSPPSAVLGAVLDLASSGDLLKHLQASLLRSFAGLLLAIACGASLGLVMGWFARVESVLDPLLQFFRQTSALALFPVFILFLGIGELSKIAIIFWASFWPILLSTISGVKQVDGLLINSALSMGANRWFLFTKIVLPAASPSIFTGIRLAGAYCITALVAAEMIGAHSGLGFLTLNSQEVFQIPSMYAGILLLAVVGLLLNFLLALLERRFTYWRRGLRHGG, from the coding sequence ATGGGCTTTAAATTGACTTCACGGCGGGTGATCGACAGCTCGGTGGGCATCGTCCTGTTCCTCGCCCTGTGGGAGGCTTTGCCGCAATTGGGCGTGGTCAATCCCGGCTACTTGAGCCCTCCTTCAGCGGTGCTGGGGGCGGTGCTGGACCTGGCCAGCAGCGGTGACTTGCTCAAGCATTTGCAGGCCAGCCTGCTGCGCTCCTTTGCCGGGCTGCTGCTGGCGATCGCTTGCGGGGCTAGCCTGGGGCTGGTGATGGGCTGGTTTGCACGGGTCGAAAGTGTGCTCGATCCGTTACTGCAGTTTTTTCGCCAGACCTCGGCGCTGGCATTGTTCCCGGTGTTTATCCTGTTTTTGGGCATTGGTGAATTGTCCAAGATCGCGATCATTTTCTGGGCGTCGTTCTGGCCGATCCTGTTGAGCACCATCAGCGGCGTGAAGCAGGTCGACGGGCTGCTGATCAACTCGGCGCTGTCGATGGGCGCGAACCGCTGGTTCCTGTTTACCAAAATCGTACTGCCGGCGGCGTCACCGTCGATCTTTACCGGGATTCGTCTGGCGGGTGCGTATTGCATCACGGCGCTGGTGGCTGCCGAGATGATTGGTGCTCATTCCGGGCTGGGCTTTTTGACGCTCAATTCACAGGAGGTGTTCCAGATCCCCAGCATGTACGCAGGCATTTTGCTGCTGGCGGTGGTGGGTTTATTGCTCAACTTCTTGCTGGCCTTGCTGGAGCGACGCTTTACCTACTGGCGCCGGGGTTTGCGCCACGGTGGTTAG
- a CDS encoding ABC transporter permease encodes MTTAVLPNAPTGYSESVWTALLRNPSALIGATMLALVLTLALLAGTLYPGDPLDMVAMPMLWPGDDPGYFLGSDSLGRDVAAGIAHGARGSLLIAASATLISVLIGTVVGALAGYHGGKLGDVLMRICEVFQTVPSFLLVIVIVAIGNPTLGVIALAIGISSWPTVARLVRAEFRTLREADFVTAARSLGFGNSSIILREILPNALAPLVVTTSILIAQAILVEAGLAFLGMSDPNQASWGAMLGSGREQIASGWYLTALPGLAIIFVVLALNLLGDGLNDALNPRLRRYIP; translated from the coding sequence ATGACCACTGCCGTACTGCCAAACGCCCCGACCGGCTACAGCGAAAGCGTCTGGACGGCCCTGTTGCGCAACCCCTCGGCCCTGATTGGCGCGACCATGCTGGCCCTGGTGCTGACCCTGGCACTACTGGCCGGCACGCTTTACCCCGGTGACCCGCTGGACATGGTTGCCATGCCGATGCTGTGGCCCGGCGACGATCCGGGCTACTTTCTGGGCAGCGACTCACTGGGCCGCGACGTGGCAGCCGGGATCGCCCACGGCGCCCGCGGGTCTTTACTGATTGCCGCCAGCGCCACCCTGATCAGCGTGTTGATCGGCACCGTGGTCGGCGCCCTGGCCGGCTACCACGGCGGCAAGCTGGGGGATGTGCTGATGCGCATCTGCGAAGTGTTCCAGACCGTGCCGTCGTTTTTGCTGGTCATCGTCATCGTCGCCATCGGCAACCCGACGCTGGGGGTCATCGCACTGGCGATCGGCATCTCCTCATGGCCCACGGTGGCACGGCTGGTGCGCGCCGAATTCCGTACCCTGCGCGAAGCCGACTTTGTGACTGCCGCGCGCAGCCTGGGCTTTGGCAACAGCTCGATCATCCTGCGCGAAATCCTGCCCAATGCCCTCGCGCCGCTGGTGGTCACCACTTCGATCCTGATTGCCCAGGCGATCCTGGTCGAAGCCGGGCTGGCCTTTCTCGGCATGAGCGACCCGAACCAGGCCAGTTGGGGCGCCATGCTCGGCAGTGGTCGAGAACAGATCGCCAGCGGCTGGTACCTCACCGCCCTGCCGGGGCTGGCCATCATCTTCGTGGTGCTGGCCCTCAACCTTCTGGGCGACGGTCTCAACGACGCCCTCAACCCTCGCCTGCGACGGTATATCCCATGA